TAAAGCGCTCAAGGGGATCGATATCGCGGTTAAGGAGAATTTCTGATACGATTTTTTTCTGATAATCAACGTGAATTCCGAGTATCTTGAGCCCCAACTCCTCCTTGCTTTCGAAATGGTAGTAAAAATTACTCTTGGAAACCCCCGCCGCCTTTATGAGCATGTCGATAGAAGTTCCATTGTATCCGTAAAAACGAAAAGACTCGTAGGCAGCCTCAATAATTTTATCTTTGTTAGTAGGTCTCATCCTTATATCAACTATTAAACTCCGTAGAAAAGCCTCTGTCAATGAATTCGGGGAGTGATTACAGCATGATACGGAACGGTTGGTCCTTAATTGACGACACTGAGAATCAAAGTGTCGCCAGTTCCGGAAAAACTAACACCGGCGGTCATATCCTGCCCCAGCTCTCACGCAAGGGCAGAATCCCATTCGGGGTGATAAAAACACCCGCAGATACCCTTTCGGGCGAGTAAATCTTACAAGCAGGGAAAGCGCAGTCAGCGTCGAGAGCAACTCCTTTTTGAAGCGCACTCTCTACCCCGGCAAGTTATTTCCCCGCGATCAGGCGGGCCTAAGTCTTTCCACCATGTGCTTATTCAGAAAGAGGGAGGGGCGTTTTGAAAACTCTTAAGTCCAGTGTTATTTCTTTTGATCGTCCGTTCAGCTTGCTTCGTGGCCTGAACCGACAATCTCGCTTATGTCACTGATCCCGCTTTTATCCATGAACTCTAAAAGCCCCCTGTTTATCGAGTTCGCAACCGAAAAACCCTCTCCGCGAAGACCCGTGACCACCTGGAGGGCTTTTGCGCCCGCACAAAGCTTCTCAAGCGCAGAAGCCGTGTCGCAAACGCCCCCGACCCCGATTATCTCAAGCTCCCCGCCAGCGGCGCGGTAGATGTGGGAAATAATCGACGTTGAAAGCGACCTGTACTCAGGATCGTTTCCGCTTATTCCCCCGGGAAGACCTTCCCACTTCTCGCCGTACTTTGCCTTGAGGCCCCGGTTATCACTCGTATTGGTAGCGATTACGCCGGAAATCCCGGAATCGATCACGACCCTGAGGAGCTCATCGATCGCCTCCAGGGAAAGATCCGGGGAGATTTTTACAAACAATGGTTTCCCCGCGCCCGAGGAATCCACAAGTGACTCCGTTACCGCACCTATTATCTCCCCAAGGCGCCCTCCGTCCTGAAGCTTCCTGAGCCCCGGGGTGTTGGGGGAACTCACGTTTATTGCGAAGTAGGCGGCGTCCGTGCGGAATTTCCGCGCGACGGCGGCATAGGCCCGCGGGGCGTCTTCATGGCTTGTGTCAGAGTTTATGCCCAGATTTATTCCCACGGGCATATCGAGGCGGCCGTACCACCTGAGGTTCTCTAAAACAATGTCCATCCCCGGGCTGTTAAGGCCAAGAGAATTAAGGCACACATCGGGGGTTACCATGAACTGCCTGGGCTTGGGATTTCCCCTCTGGGGCCTCTCGACGACCGAACCCACCTCGACCCCTGCAAACCCAAGCGAGCAGAGCGCCCGAAGCGCCTTCCCGGTCTTGTCCCATCCGGCGCCCACGATAAGCGGGTTCTCAAAAGGCACGCCGGCCACGCTAACTCCGAGCCTTTTGTCCCTGACCCTAGCCCCGCCGCTTGCGGCGAACTCAAGGAATCTCAGAGTAAGGCCCGAGAACTCGCAGAGGTGCATGAGTTCCTTTACGTTATGGTGCCACGTTTCTGAATCAAGACGGTCAAGAACCGGCCTTAGAAAAGTTTTATAGATCATGCCTTTTGGAGAATTCTATCCGAACAAGGCGTCGGCAGGCAAAGCCGGCCTTCGGATGGAGCGCAGTTGGGTCAGACATTGAACCTGAAAAACATGACGTCCCCGTCGCAAACCTCGTAATCCTTTCCCTCAAGCCTCATTTTTCCGGCTTCCCTCACCATCTGCTCGGAACCTTCCCTCACGTAGTCCTCGTAGGATATGGTCTCGGCCCTTATGAAGCCCCTTTCGAAATCGCTGTGGATAATCCCGGCCGCCTGGGGCGCCTTGGTTCCCCTCTTGACGGTCCACGCCCTTACTTCTTTTGGCCCCGTGGTGAAATAGGTAAGAAGCCCGAGATTTGAGTACGCGCAGTTAACAAGCCTGTCAAGACCGGAGTCGCAAAGCCCGAGTTCCTCCAGAAAAACTGCCTTCTCCTCGTCCCCAAGTTCGGATATTTCGGCCTCTATCTTGGCCGAAACAATGATAACGTCATCTCCCGAGCCGCTCGCGTGCCCTCTCACCTTCTCGACCTCCACATTTCCTTCGGTCCCCGAAACTTCGTCCTCCGATACGTTACATACATAGATAACGGGCTTTGAACTCAGAAGAAAAAGCTCCCGCATAGTATCAGCACATTCCTCTCCACCGGGAAAATCACGCGCACGTTTCCCCGTCTCGATAAATTCTCTAAGAGATCTTACCGTCTCAAGTTCCCTGATTATGTCCCTGTCCCCGCTTTTAGACTGATTTGCTAGTCTTTCCTCCCTTCTCTCGACCGTTTCCAGGTCCTTGAGGATAAGCTCGTCCTCGATCGTGCGGATATCGCGGATGGCGTCAATTCCCTCCTCAACGTGAACAACGTTTTCATCCTCAAAACATCTGACTACGTGAAGTATCAGATCCACTTCCCTTATATGGGAGAGAAAGGCGTTTCCCCTGCCCTTTCCCTCGGAAGCTCCCTTGACAAGCCCCGCGATGTCAACGATCTCTATGCTTGCGGGGACGGTCTTCGGGGGTTTTACGATATTCGAGATGGCATAAAGTCTGGGGTCCGGAACCCCGACCACTCCTATGTTAGGATCTATGGTGCAGAAAGGGAAGTTGGAAGCGTCCGCGTCCGCGTTTGTAAGCGCGTTAAAAAGAGTCGACTTCCCGACGTTCGGGAGTCCCACTATTCCGCATCGAAGTCCCATATGTCTTTAATTTTCCGCGGCCTGTGAGGAAATGGGGTGGATGACCGGATTTGAACCGGCGACCTCTTGGGCCACAACCAAGTGCTCTAACCGGGCTGAGCTACACCCACCGCTGAAATTTTCATTGTCTACGAGGTAAAAACCGAATCTGTTAATATACCGGCAACCTCGTTAACAGACAAAATCGCCGGGAGAAAGTCGCCAAAAACCCTGCGTCTGCTTTCGGCGCCTCTGATTGCGGTTTAAACACATGACTTCCAAAATCCGACTACATTTAGTATAGTACCGAACATGGCTACCGACACTTCCGCTTTGCGATCAGACGTCCGCTACGAACCTAACGACAAACCGCCAACGCTACTGATAGCCGGGCTGGGACTGCAACTTGCCATTATCACCATATCGGGGATCGTCCTCACGCCGTTAATCGTGATCAAGGCGGCCGGCGGATCTGAGGCTTACATGATGTGGGCGGTATTCGCATCAGTCGTGATCAGCGGGATAAGCACGATACTGCAGGCCGTCAGAGTTGGTCGAATCGGCGCAGGATACGTCCTCTTGATGGGCACCTCCGGCGCATTCATCGCAATCTGCATTACCGCGATCGCACAAGGCGGACCCGCCATGCTGGCGACGCTCGTCATTATCTCGTCTTTGTTTCAATTTGCCTTGGCGAGACGTCTTTCTCTGTTTCGCCGGATACTCACCCCCACAGTCGCAGGTACGGTAATCATGCTGATTTCCGTCACCGTGATGCCAATAATTTTCGATCTCCTGGATAACGTTCAGGATGCCGCACATCCCCAGGCTGCTCCCTTCAGCGCGCTTGTAACCGTACTTGTCATCACTGGCATCGCCCTCAAGGGCACCGGTGTATTTCGACTTTGGGCACCCGTAGCAGGCGTCATTGTAGGATCCATTGTTGGCGGTTTTTTCGGAATTTACGACACGGCACGCATTTTCGAGGCCGCCTGGATCGGGTTTCCGCAAGGAGGCTGGCCCGGCCTTGATCTGAGTTTTGGACCGACGTTCTGGACGCTTCTGCCCGGGTTCATCTTTGTCACCCTGATTGGTGCAATCGAAACAGTTGGCGACTCCGTAGCAATTCAGCGCATTTCGTGGCGACGGCCACGGGCCGTAGACTTTCGTTCCGTTCAGGGAGCCGTGGCTGCCGATGGGGTGGGCAACCTGCTATCCGGGTGTGCCGGCACGATTCCAAATACGACGTACTCGACCAGCGTATCGGTAACGGAACTTACCGGAGTGGGAACCCGGACAGTCGGGGTTGCTGCGGGCATCGTCTTTCTCATCTTGGCGTGCTTCCCCAAGGCGCTCGCCGCAATTCTTGCAATTCCGAGTCCGGTGGCCGCAGGGTACCTAGCCATCCTGGTAGCCATGCTGTTTGTGGTTGGAATGAAGGTCGTCGTCCAGGACGGAATTGACTACCGCAAAGGCATGATTGCAGGAGTTTCATTCTGGGTAGGTGTCGGCTTTCAGAACGGCGTGATCTTCCCTGAGTATTTTGCGGCCTTTGCCGGTGGATTATTGCAGAACGGCATGACGGCAGGTGGTCTCACCGCTCTGCTCTTGACACTTTTTGTGGAAGTCACTGAACCTCGGCGCAGACGCATAGAGCTTCCGTTCCACATCACGACATTGCCGAAAATCCGGGAGTTTCTCCAATCGTTTGCTTCCCACAGCGGTTGGGGGGAGGCGATGGCTGACCGACTTGACGCCGCCAGTGAAGAAACCCTGCTCACACTGCTTGAGCAGAAGACGACATCAGATGAGGAAGAACCCTTGCGGCGACTGCACATTATTGCGCACAAAGAAGGCGACGAGGCTGTGCTTGAATTCATTGCATCAGCCACTGAAGAAAATCTCGAAGACCGGATCGCGCTGCTAGGCGAGCGAGCTACGGAAGCCCCAACTGAACAAGATGTGTCTCTGCGACTGTTGCAGCACATCGCCTCGTCGGTACAACATCAACAGTATTACGACACGGACATCGTCAAGATCCGCGTGAAGGCACCAGCTCCTTCATCCAATTGAGTGGTCAAAAGAGGAGAGGCGCAAGGTTTTAGCTGTGTAAGCCGGGAAATACCGGCGCTCCTGCCGTCCGTCTTCCCCTGCGAAGTCCTCGCGTACCGGCAGCTTAAAAGCCCCTTCTATGCTCGCCTGTACGATCCCTCTCAAAGCTAAAAAACCGCCGTTTTCCCCGACGCCCAACGGGTTCCGGCTGGATATTTGATTTAATCGAGAACTTGTTTATACTAGGCTGTCTTTATTCAATCATAACAGGCATCCGAGGAGTGAAGAACCAATGGGCACCACACTGCACATAAGAGACAACATCGAGCAATCCTATGGGGACGTGTACACGCCGGAAGCACTGGAGGCCCTTGAATTCATGGCCCGCTTCAACGGCGAGCAGAAGGCCCTCATGGAAAAAAGGACCCAGAGAAGAAAAAGGCGCTATGAATCCAAGGAAAGAATAACTTTTCTTGATCCAGATTCTCTTATCCCGCGCACCAATCTCAAGGTTCAGGACGCAAGGGACGGAAAATTCGAAGGACCGGAGATTCCCCACGACCTCAAAACACAGTGGATACAGGGAACGGGCCCAGCGGCAAAACCGAACTCCCCGGTTGAAAAAAGCATAAGAAACGTCGCCTACGCCCTTCTCTCGGGCGCGGACGGGTGGATGTTCGACGGCGAGGATGCCCTAGGGCAGATATCAACGATGTCCCTTGACAATCAGCGCAATCTGAAGCTCGCAATTGCGAGGGACGAAGTGTTCATGAAAACCGCCGAAGGCGTGGCCGGGCAGATGAACAGCTGGGGACGGGATTTTTTCGGACACGACATAATCGAGGACTGGGAAAAGCAGCTTGACTTCACCACCGTTATTTTCAGGGCGAGGGGACTTCACCTGGACGACCGCCACATACGCGACGCTGACGGCGTAGCGCTTTCGGCTTCCGTGGTCGACATGACGCTTTTTGTCGTTAACAACTACAGGGAACTCGCCAAGAGAAACTCATCCATAGTCCTTTACCTGCCCAAGATCCAGACCGCCGAGGAAGCCGCGCTATGGAACGAGATGCTAAGCGCCCTTGAGGGCCACATCGGGCTTCCCGAAGGCACTATAAAGGTATACGTGCTTATAGAGCAGCTCGAGGAAACGTTCCAACTGATGGAGATAAGGGCAGTTTTGGGCAAGCACTTCGCCGGGTTTAACACCGGCAGGTGGGATTACATAAACAGCGTCTCTGACGCCATGGCGTGGGATGAGGATTTCGTTAACCCGAACATAGAGTCGATCACCATGACCTACGGATACATGAGAAACTACGAGGACCGCGTTAGAAGGGCCGTTAATACCCCGGACGTAAACGGGAACTTCGCGCTCTGGCAGGGAGGCATGGAGCCCAACATACCGGTGGGATCGAAAGAAGGGGTCGAGAGCAGCATGGAGAAGGCCTACGCGGGGGCCGTAAGGGAGCAGCAGGAAGGGGCGAGCGGCAAATGGGTCGCCCACTGGAAGATGGTCCACATAATAAGGCCCGTCTGGGATAAGGTCGGCGAGGAGAACCAGCTCGGAAGGGAATTCCCTCTCCTTACCTACACCCAGGAGGACGCAGACGGCCTCATACTTCTTGAGCCCGCCCCGAGAACGATAAGGGGGGCACGCAACCTGCTTAGCGTCGGACTTCAGTACGGAAACGCATTCGGCCAGGGATTCCAGGCCGCGGCGCTCAAGCCCGCCGACTTCTTCGGAAACGACGACATTCTCTACCTGATGGAGGACGCCGCTACCGGAGAGATAAGGCTCAGCATACTCTGGGAGTGGATCCACAAGGGAGCGGAGCTCACCGAGGACGACCCCGAGACCGGGCTTAAGGCCGGGGACACGTTCACCGTCGAGGTCTTCGAGAGGCTTCTTGAGGAAGAGTACGCAAAGCTCCAGGCGGCAAGCGACAGGGATGTCCACGACATCTCCAAGCCCACTACCCTTCCGATAGCGAAGCAGATAGTGAGAGCCTACGTGCTTGACGACGTAAAGGTGCCGTGGTACATAGACCTGCTCAACATAAACCTAAACAACCATGACCACGAGGTGGCCTCGCAGAGAATCGAACTCTACATGACGGAGTTCGCGGGCAATGACACGAGAATCACCGAGAACCTCGATTTCGTAATCTAGGTTCCCGAAGAAACAACCATTTTTATTTTCAGGAGAGCATATCGATGAGCCAGTTAGAAGCTGAGATAAAGAAGACGAAAAGGTATTTCTCAAGCGCGCGCTTTAAGGGAATAACTCGTCTTTACTCGCCCCGCCAAGTGGTGGAGCAGAGAGGAACCATAAGAAGGGACTACTCAATCGCGAAAAACGCCGCGGGGGCGTTCTACAAAAGACTCCGCGAGCTTTTCGCCGAGCGAAAGCAGATAACGTCCTTCGGCCCCTATTCGCCCGGCCAGGCAGTCATGATGAAAAGAAAGGGAATAGAGGGCATATATCTCGGCGGATGGGCCACGTCGGCAAAGGGATCGATCGGCGAGGACCAGGGAGCGGATCTCGCTAGCTATCCGCTTAGCCAGGTGCCGGACGAGGCGGCCCCGATAGTGAGGGCGCTTCTCGCCGCGGACAAAAACCAGAGATACAACCGGGCCAGGATGACCGATAAAGAAAGGGAGCAGACACCCGAGATTGACTACAGCCCATTCATAATCGCCGACGCGGACACTGGGCACGGCGGCGATGCCCACGTTAGAAACCTTATCAGAAGGTTCGTCGAGGCGGGCGTTACAGGCTATCACATAGAAGACCAGAAGCCCGGAACCAAGAAATGCGGTCACCAAGGCGGAAAAGTTCTCGTTCCTTCCGACGAGCAGATAAAGAGACTTAACGCCGCCCGGTTCCAGCTCGATATCATGGAAGTGCCCGGAATAATAGTTTCAAGGACCGACGCCGAAGCCGCCACCCTTCTTGACGGAAACGGAGACGAGCGCGACCAGCCGTTTGTCCTGGGAGCAACCAAGCTCAACATCCCAAGCTACAAAAACGCCTACCTGACGATCCTTAAAAGAATCCACGAAAAAGGCGTAAAGGAGATAAATGGCCACAAGCTCTACAAGATAAGCAAAGAGGTCTATGCGGAAACGGACAAGTGGCTTGAGCAAACCGGCATAGCGTCGGTTATTGACGAGACTATAGAAGCAATGAAGGGGGACACCCAGGAACTTGAAACCGCTTTGGATTCCGTAGTCACCAAGTTCGTTGAGATATGGGAAGAGGAATCCGGCCTGAGCACCTTCGGCGAAACAATAGAGACGCTAATGGAGTTTAACATGGAGCAGGGCATTGAATTCGACATGACCATCGAGCAGTGGAGAGAGTTTGCCAAGACCGCCTCCACTAAAGACGCCATGGAGAAGGCCGATTCCCTGGGAATCGACTACATATGGGACCCCGAGATTTCAAGAACGCCCGAGGGATACTCCCAGGTAAAAGGCGGAATTGAATACGCGATCGCAAAGTCGCTTGCCGTGGCGCCCTTCGCCGACCTGCTCTGGATGGAAACCAAGACGGCAGACCTTGAGGACGCAAGGCAGTTCGCGGACGCCATTCACGAGGTCTTTCCGGACAAGATGCTTGCCTACAACCTCTCTCCTTCCTTTAACTGGGACACGACGGGAATGACCGACGAGGAAATGAAGAAATTCCCCGAGGAGATAGGAAAGCTCGGCTTCGTGTTCGATTTCATAACCTACGGAGGCCACCAGATCGACGGCATGGCCGCCGAAGAGTTCGCAACCGCGCTCATGGAAGACGGCATGCTCGCCCTGGCGCGCGTGCAGAGAAGGCTGAGGCTCATAGATTCGCCTTACAAGACTCCGCAGACCCATGTCGGAGGACCCCGCATGGACGGAGCACTTGTTGCAAGTTCCGGAAGAACCGCGACCACGAAGGCTATGGGCAAGGGTTCGACGCAATTCCAGCACCTGGTTCAGACGGAAGTCTCTATCAAGCTTCTCGAAGAGTGGCTCGAGGCCTGGACAAGACACTACAAGATCAAAGACAGCTTCACTGTTGAACTCAAGCCTCACACCGTGGGAACTTTCGTGCTTGAGTTGAACATCATAAACGGCAACGGCGATAAGGTAGGGGACGTCATATTCGAAATACTGCAGGACAGAAAAGGAGAGAAAATACTGACGGTGAGGGACGAGAACAATTTTGATCCCGCACTTCGCCAGAAACGTCTCGCGACACTGCTTCACCTGTTCCTGATTCACCGTTACAGAACCGATTTCGTGCATTACGTAAGCCCCACGGAAGACAATCTCATGCAGACCAAGGGGATGATGAGGCTCGGAATCTACGAATCGGTCAACACAGAAGTCGGTCACATAATAGTGACCAAGGTGAACGTCGAATACGTTAAGGAGCTGCTTAGCCCCGACCGCAGGGAACTCAAGAAGCTCATCGCAAAAAAAACCGGTAGACGCAAAAAGAAGTAACAGAATGCCGGATTGAAAAGATTCTGTTTTTGTGCGTGCCTAAGGTGAAAAGTGTTCCTTTTCACCTTAGGCACAGCTTTTTGTCCGCTCCTTCCGCGAGATATCGCTCACTGATTAAATCTCACTTCCCGATGACCAGTCCCCCATAGGAGTTATGCGCGGCCATAACAACAAAGTGGGGCAATGGATGGCTTCCCGCCGCTACAGCTTCAAAGAAAAAAGGCGCAGAGTATATTTTTTGTAGTAATCGAGACCGAAAACTGTATTCTAATCTGTTCAGAAAAGGGGCAGTGTCTCAATACGCCTCCTAAAAATACGGCGAGGGTAACACGATGCCGGTTAACGTCAAAAAAACGGTAAGGAAAATAGACAGGGCCGTAAGGAAAGGGAACTGGGATGCCGTGAGGGGCATAACCCAGTCCATGCATCCATCCGAGATAGCGTCCCTTATACAGGCTTCCTCCCAGAAAGAGAAGCATCTCATACTCGAGGCTCTAGACGTGGAAGTAGCATCCGAGGTCTATTTCCAGCTTAACCCCGAGGAACGTGTAAGCATACTCAAGCTCATGGGGGAAACTTCCCTCATCGCGATGGCCGAAGAAATGGAATCGGACGATGCCGCCGACTTCCTGGGAGAACTCGCGGAGGATGTGGCAAAGAAAGTTCTCGAAGCCATGGATCCGGAAGAACGCGAGGAGGTGACGCCGCTTCTAAAGTATCCCCAAGATTCCGCGGGCGGAATCATGCAGACCGAGGTTCTTAAAAGTCCGCATGACGCCACCTCGAGAGAAACCATTGAACTCATAAGACAAATCGAGGAAGAAGACGAAGACGACGTAGAGGACCTGCACATGGTGTACGTGGTGAACGAAACAGGGAGACTCGTCGGAAGAGTGTTCCCGCTTAAGCTCTCAACAGCGGCACCTGATTCTCCCCTCTGGACCATAATGGACCCGGTCGAGATCACAGTCATTCCGGAAATGGACCAGGAGGAAGTAGCCAGGATCTTCAGGAAATACGACGAAGTATCGCTTCCCGTGGTAGACAATGCTGGAGTGCTGCTCGGCAGGATAACCGCCGACGACATACTTGACGTCATATCCGAAGAGGCTGGAGAAGACATATACAAACTCGGCGGTATAACCGGCGAGGGACTACATCCTGTACACACATCCATATACGACAACGTGAGGCTGAGAGCTCCCTGGATAATGCTGGCCCTCGCGGGAGAACTTGTCCTGGCAATTATAATAATGCAAAAATTCCAGACCACTCTTGAGAATTTCATCGTACTCGCAGCCCTGCTTCCCCTGGTCATGGCTACGGGTGGAAACGTGGGGGTTCAGACAAACACCATCACCGTCAGAACAATAGCCGCCGGCGATTTCTTTAAAAGCCAGATAAAAGATCTTCTTCTGGGGGAACTCAAGGTGGGATTGGTTCTCGGGATTATAAGCGGCATTTTGGGTTCCCTGATCGGACTTCTGCTAAATACCGCGGAGGCTGATGTTACAAGATTGTTTCTGGTAATATTCGCGGGAATCGTAGGAGCCACACTTACAACTTCGTTCCTTGGAGTCGCAGGCCCGCTGGTTCTTAACAGACTAAAGATGGACCCGGCGGTATCATCGGGACCGTTTCTCGTCACGTTCAACGATATATTTGGTAGCGCCTTCTACCTTTTCCTAGGCGCTGCCCTACTCTGAAATAGTTGGCCGGTATCTTTAGAAAATTTAACCCGGTATTTCTTTCCATTATGTGTTTCTTATAGGAAATACGTCCGAGAAAAAACTCTGTTGCAGTATTATAATGTACACCTAAGAAGAGAGACTCAAACTCGCAGTCGATCCACGAGAACTAGGTCCAACTATGCTGGATGTACCCTTTATTATTAGATCGCTTCAACAGAAGCCTTGAGTGACGCGTAATGAATTGGCGAAACAGTCTCTATCATTTCAAGTAGGTATTTCACATTATTTTGTGTTTCTGGGACCAAGGCTGGATCAAAACCTTTGCCTGGAGAATGGGATAGATCATTCGCGAATTTAAGTAGAGCTGTTTTCTTGTTTTCGTCGAAATTAACACGCTCAAGTTTGTGATACATGCTTTGACTTCCCGGATAATAGAATTCTAGAAAAGCCTCAAGCACCTTTCTGGCAACATTAGGAATGTGGTACGATCCGGCTATCGTTCCGTCGGACTTAAAGAAATAAAGCAATTTAAATAGATAAGAATACTCACTCTCGTTTTGTAATAGTTCCTTATCAAGGGGTTTGATCGTCGCCTGTCTTGATCCATCAGATTTGAGGTCGCAAAGTAGCATGTAATATTTTCTTCGGATAGAATTTGGCCGAATATTCTTGCACCAATTTAATAAAAGCCTCAAAAAGTCAAAATTATGTGTCAGCAAGAACGCTTGCTTGGCGTTCTTAATCGCATTTTTCAGGAACGAAAATGCCTGGTAAACAGAATTTGAATCCAAGCTCGATACGGGATCATCTATAACGACGATCCCGTTCTGTAAATCAAAATCCTGATCTTCAAGTTGAACAATAAAGTAGATAAATGTGATGGCAGTTTTTTCGCCTTCGCTCAAGCGCTTCGCCGCCTCACCATTTCTAAGGATGCGATACCCTTCTCCTTCAGGTTCGAATTGCAATTCATTTCTGCCAAGAAAGGTCTGTAATAGGTCTGTGAGTCTTGCCGCAGCCTGGGTGGTGTTTGATACTTTTTGGCGGTTTTTGTAAATTCTCTTTTTTAGCGCACCCGTCCCAAGCTCGCCTGTCGCCGAATCACCTTCTTTTATCGCTTCCAATCGCTGATCAATTTCCTTGATCTCCGCATCATAGGCTAGCACATCCTCACGGATCGAGGTGAGATGGTGTGTTTCTATCGCATTAGTGGCTGCGCGCACATGTTTTTCAAAGGATTCAGTCTTGCCATTATGCAAAGCAATTAAATCATTTAGGGCTTCCAGCTTCTTATAAAAAGTAGAAGGATTAATTTCCTTTAAAGTGAATGGAACCTGCTCCGTTCGGCGCTGCAGTTTGTCTTTTAGACAATCATGAAAATTCCCGAGATCATCTAACAAAGTCGTTTTAGCATCTTCAAAGGCCTCAAGATGAGACTGATAATCGCATTGCAACTCATCATACAGTTGCGACTTTATTGGAGTTATAACCGCTTTTACAGTGCTCATAATAAGCTTAGCATCCTGAATTAAACTCTCGATGCGTTGCTTCAATAGTTTGTCAGATTGATTAAAGTGCCTGCCAAGCGCTTCCATGCGCTCGGCAGTGATATCTTGGCCACAATACTCGCACTTCTCAGACGAGTGTTTCTCATGCAGAATTAGGCCTTGCTCAATCCACCCTCCAATATCTGGATTGTCGCGCAGGCGCTGGATCGCTAGCGAGTCCGATGTTTGCAATAGAATTGCTTGTGTTGAACTTTCGAGCGCGGAGATAGCTTGTACTAAGTTTAAGCTCACTGGTCGCTCTTCTGACAACAAATTAACTGTGTCCAGATATATCGCGTCGATTTTTTCCAGAGATTTTTGGCGCAAGGTGGAGCAGTTTTTTGTTAGCTCGGCTTCACTCAGGGAATTCTCTTCTTCCATAGCTGCGAAAGCCGCCTCAGCATTCGGTTTACGATAAGTTCGTGTCACCTGACCACTTGTTTCCGATGCAATAATCCTCGCTATGTCGGTGAATTTCTTTCCACGGAGTACTTCCAATCTTTTTCTTTCATCAGTTTTCGTACGTACTTCTTCTTCAAAAGCACTCAGTGTCTGTTCATCAGTTTGAATTTGTCCAACAAGCGATTTGTTTTCTTTTCCTATAATAAAGATTGGATTTAATTGGCCCTCAATCTCACCAAGGTTTGAATCTATATAGTCAGAATTGAAAACTCGAATCATGCAAGGGTAGTATTGACCCTCTTTGAATTGTCCTTCATCGCTCGTGATCTTGTATTTGAGAGAAGGATAATCATCTGAGTTTCCCACATTAAAGCTTGCAAACATTCTTGAAAGGGTCGTTTTGCCTGACCCGTTCATGCCATAAAGAATATTAAATCGACCAAAATCCTCCAAGTCAGCCGCTTTTTTGTAGTCATAAAATATACCAAGACCATCTATGCGTTCTATGTTTGTCAACATAGCGGATCATTCCTCAATTTCTTTATCTTCAAGAAGCGGTAGTTCTAATCCTTCAATTTCCTGTATCGCTTGTCCCGCAATCCCTTGCAGATCACCATACATGCCAACCGCGCTTTCGATGACACCTTGGATTTGAGCCTCACGCTTGGCCCAAAGACGTGTCATTGATTTACGTTCGCGATCGAGATCGGCCTGCATGTCGGAAAACTTTTCCACGATAGCTTCCACACGGTGTCGGAACCGTGGGCCAGTCA
The DNA window shown above is from Candidatus Dadabacteria bacterium and carries:
- a CDS encoding quinone-dependent dihydroorotate dehydrogenase produces the protein MIYKTFLRPVLDRLDSETWHHNVKELMHLCEFSGLTLRFLEFAASGGARVRDKRLGVSVAGVPFENPLIVGAGWDKTGKALRALCSLGFAGVEVGSVVERPQRGNPKPRQFMVTPDVCLNSLGLNSPGMDIVLENLRWYGRLDMPVGINLGINSDTSHEDAPRAYAAVARKFRTDAAYFAINVSSPNTPGLRKLQDGGRLGEIIGAVTESLVDSSGAGKPLFVKISPDLSLEAIDELLRVVIDSGISGVIATNTSDNRGLKAKYGEKWEGLPGGISGNDPEYRSLSTSIISHIYRAAGGELEIIGVGGVCDTASALEKLCAGAKALQVVTGLRGEGFSVANSINRGLLEFMDKSGISDISEIVGSGHEAS
- the ychF gene encoding redox-regulated ATPase YchF, with amino-acid sequence MGLRCGIVGLPNVGKSTLFNALTNADADASNFPFCTIDPNIGVVGVPDPRLYAISNIVKPPKTVPASIEIVDIAGLVKGASEGKGRGNAFLSHIREVDLILHVVRCFEDENVVHVEEGIDAIRDIRTIEDELILKDLETVERREERLANQSKSGDRDIIRELETVRSLREFIETGKRARDFPGGEECADTMRELFLLSSKPVIYVCNVSEDEVSGTEGNVEVEKVRGHASGSGDDVIIVSAKIEAEISELGDEEKAVFLEELGLCDSGLDRLVNCAYSNLGLLTYFTTGPKEVRAWTVKRGTKAPQAAGIIHSDFERGFIRAETISYEDYVREGSEQMVREAGKMRLEGKDYEVCDGDVMFFRFNV
- a CDS encoding malate synthase: MGTTLHIRDNIEQSYGDVYTPEALEALEFMARFNGEQKALMEKRTQRRKRRYESKERITFLDPDSLIPRTNLKVQDARDGKFEGPEIPHDLKTQWIQGTGPAAKPNSPVEKSIRNVAYALLSGADGWMFDGEDALGQISTMSLDNQRNLKLAIARDEVFMKTAEGVAGQMNSWGRDFFGHDIIEDWEKQLDFTTVIFRARGLHLDDRHIRDADGVALSASVVDMTLFVVNNYRELAKRNSSIVLYLPKIQTAEEAALWNEMLSALEGHIGLPEGTIKVYVLIEQLEETFQLMEIRAVLGKHFAGFNTGRWDYINSVSDAMAWDEDFVNPNIESITMTYGYMRNYEDRVRRAVNTPDVNGNFALWQGGMEPNIPVGSKEGVESSMEKAYAGAVREQQEGASGKWVAHWKMVHIIRPVWDKVGEENQLGREFPLLTYTQEDADGLILLEPAPRTIRGARNLLSVGLQYGNAFGQGFQAAALKPADFFGNDDILYLMEDAATGEIRLSILWEWIHKGAELTEDDPETGLKAGDTFTVEVFERLLEEEYAKLQAASDRDVHDISKPTTLPIAKQIVRAYVLDDVKVPWYIDLLNINLNNHDHEVASQRIELYMTEFAGNDTRITENLDFVI